CGCACCTCAATGGTGATGCCCTCCTCGCCCGCCAGGAGACGTTCGAGCAGAAACTGACCCCGAGGTGCGCGCGTGCGGATCGTCATCCCCGGGATCTGCCCCTCCAGGCGCGAGCGCAGATCCCGGGCGATGTCCTCGTTGGAGCGCTGTCTCTCGGCCGCTGGTGTCAGCGACAGGCGAATCTCACCCTGCGCCTTAGGACTTCCGCGCGTACCGGAGGTCACCACCGATACCACCGATGAAACCGCTTCGGGTACCGCGTCGTAGACGTTGTCCTCCATCACCCTGGTCTGGCGGTCGATGAGATCCAGGCGGGTCCCTACCTCCATCTCGCCTGTCACACGTACCTCGCCCTCGTCGCTGGGCGGCAGGAACTCGGTGCCGATGTAGGGCAGCAGCAGAAGACTGGCGGCGAATAAACTCGCTGAAGCAGCGATGGTCAACAGCCGATGCCGCAGTGCGGCCTGAAGCAGATTTCCATAGCCACGTTCCATGGCTGCGAATCCGGCTCCAGCCCGCGCGGACACCCTGGCGGCCCAGGTGCCGCCCGTCCGCACAACGCGTCCGGCCAGTAGCCGGGAAGCCAGCATCGGCACCAGACTGAGCGCCACCAACAGGGAACAGAACAGGGAGAACATGATCACATAGGCCAGTTCCTTGAACAGCACACCTGGAACACCCCGAACGAACGCCAGGGGCAGGAAGATGGTCAGCGTGGTCACAGTGCCGGCGATCACCGCCGAAGCCACCTCCTTTGTGCCCGACACGGCCGCCTCTTCCGGCGACTCGCCCAGTTCCTGGTGTCGACGGTAGATGTTTTCGAGCACCACCACCGAGCTGTCCACCATCATCCCCACACCCAGGGCGAGTCCTCCCAGTGTCATCAGGTTAAGCGTGAAGCCGCCGAAATAGAGCAACGCGAAGGTAGCCACCACGGAGATGGGGATGGCCAGGGAGATCACGATGGTACTGCGCAGGTTTCTCAGAAAAAACAGCAGCACCAGTACCGCCAAGGCCCCACCGTAGAGTACCGACCGTGTCACATTGGTAATGGACCGTTCGATGAAGTTGCCCTGATTGATGACGGGCACGATGCGGACCTGCGGAAACGCCCGGTTGAGTCTGTCGACCTCCGCCAACACCTGCCGTGCAACCTCCACCGTGTTGGCCCCGGCCTGTTTACGGATCGCCACGCGCAGCCCGCGCTCGCCGTTGACCCGGATCATGCGGGTCAGCTTCTCGTAGGTGTCCTCGACCTTCGCGATCTGCCCCAGTGTGACCAACGAACCGTCCCGCTCGCTGATCACCGTGTTACGGATCTCGTCCAGATCGGCGAATTCAGCGGGGGCCCGCAGGGTCACCTCGTAGCGCCCGCGCTCGATCTTGCCCGCGGGGAGATCCAGGTTCGCATCGCGAATCGACGTCAGGATTTCGTTAAACGACAATGCCAGCGCGCTGACCCTGCCCGGATCAAGCGCCACCCTCACCTCTCGGGTAAAGCCGCCCCATGGGTCCACCTGGGCAACCCCGGGGATGCGCGCGAAGCGGTATCGGACCTGGTCCTCGACGAACTGCGTGAGTTCGACCGGGTCCAGCGGACTGGAAATCCCGAGCAGGACGACCGGAAAGGTATCGACGTCGAATTTGGAGACCCGCGGTCCGACGATCTCGTCTGGCAACTCACTGATCTCGTCCTCCAGGGTGGCGCGAACGTCCGCCGCCACGGAATCGATGCTGGAGCCCCAGGCAAAACTGACCCGCACGCTGCTGTTTCCCTCGTAGGACTGCGAGGTCATCTCCACCACCCCAGGCACGGTCGCCACGATCTCCTCCACGATCTGTGAGACCATGCGCTCCATCACGATCGGGTCCGCACCTTCGTATTCGGTGCGGACCGTGAGCGTCGGTAACTCGATGCTGGGTAAGAGGTCGATCTGCAGGCGGCTGAGCGCCACCGCGCCCAAAACCACGACGATCAACGTCGCCATGGTGGTAAGCACCGGTCTGCGTACGCTCGCGAGCGCCAGGTTCATGGAGCGGTGACCGTACGCTCCCCGGAGATACGGATGGATGCGCCGTCTTCGAGCATCTGCTGACCCAGGACGACGACCTTCCCCTCGAGGCCTTCACCCTGTATCTGGACTCGATCGCCCTGACGGATACCCGGCCGCACCTCGCGCCACGTGACCGAGGTACCCTGCGGGTCCACCACAAACACACCCTTACGTCCGTCGCGCGTGGTCAGCGCCTGCTCCGGAACGATGACCGCCGCCTCCTCTCGACCCAGCAGCACCGTGGCATGCACGAACATGCCGGGCTTGAGGCGCAGTTCGAGGTTGGAGGCCCGAAGCTCCACCCGTGCCTGGCGTGTGGATTCCCGGAACACCGGCGCGATGCGCTGGACCACCCCCTGGAATCTCTCTCCGGGAAAGGCGTCCGTCGATATCGTCACATCCTGCCCATGGCGCAGCCGCCCGTATTCCCGCTCGGTGACGAAGAACACCCCCGTGATGGGATCCAGCTCCACGATGCGCAGCAGTGGGGCATTGGCGGCCACGGTCTCTCCCTCGTCCACGTAACGCTCCGCCACCACACGCCGGTCGCTGCCGCCGCGCCAGCCCGCGGCGACCTGGGTGTACCCGAGTCGTATACGCGCGGCTTCGAGCTCCGCCTCGGCACGGGTGACCTGAGCCTTGGTCACCTCCATCGCGGCCAGTTTCGCCAGCTCCTCCGCCTTGGCCGCGTCCCGCTGCGACTCCGAAATGACACCGCGTTCGCGCAACTGCTCGATGCGCTTCAACGCACGCTCGGCGATCTCCAGCAGGCTCCGGGCCTCGGCCCGACTGGCCCGCGCCACCTCCAGATCGGCCCTGGCCCGCGCGACCGCCTGCACATATTCTGCGTCGTCCAGCACCGCGACCACCTGTCCTCGGGTCACCTCGTCGGCCAGATCCGCATTCAGCCGTTCCAGGCGTCCGCCCACCTTGGGCGCCACGACGAACTCGGCGCGTGCCTCGAGGGTACCGGTGAACGTACGCAGCCAGTCGATGGGACCGTGCTCGATCGCGACGACCTCCACCGGCACCACCTGGTTGCCCGCCCCCAGCACCGCCGTCTTCCCGCCATCTTGCAGGCGCTGGTGAATCCCCCATGCCAGGAGCCCTCCCACCCCCAACAGAGCCGCGGTCACGATCAGGATCCTTGCGCGGGGATGTGCCATCGGTGCTGAATTCTGTTCGAAGCCGGATTGAGAAAAGGGCAGTCGACGAGTCTATCATTCCCCCGATTGACCGGCGGCACCGACCACCCGGGACCGATCGCATCGACCCCGCCCCACCGGGAATGTGGCGGTGTCATAAGACGACGCCAGACTCGCCGAGAACCCACCTGGCGATCGAATCCGGAAACACGCGTTTGTATCGCGCCGGCGATTGCGACAGAATTCCCGCTCGCGAAGTTTTGCAGAGAAGTAACCATGTCGATTCCCGAATCCCGAAAAGGCGCCGCGCGCCCGCGACGCCGCTATATCCCCGCTGTGGGACCCAAGCTACGCAAGCTCCTTTACGTCGTGCTGGGGTTGTTCACCCTGTTGTCGTTCAATGCCGTCTACCTCGGCACCATCACCTTGTCGGAATGGCTCACGGGGGAGACCTATCAGAACTACTTCTATCAGTACATGTTCCTGGCGCATCTGACGCTCGGGCTGTTGCTGATCGTCCCGGTCGTCGTCTACGGCGTTATCCATCTCCGCAATGCCCACGAACGGCCCAACCGCCGTGCCGTCAATGTGGGTTACGCGCTGTTTACCGTGGCGCTGATCCTGCTGGCCAGCGGGCTGGTCCTGACGCGGGGTCTACCCCTGGTGGAAGTCCGCCAGCCTTTGGCGCGGGAGACGGCATACTGGCTCCACATCATCGCCCCGTTGCTGGTGGCCTGGCTGTTCGTCCTGCACCGCCTGGCGGGACCGCGGATCAATTGGCGTTTTGGCGGGGCCGTGGCGGGGGTCACGGCATTGTTCGCGGTGGGCATGCTGACGCTCCAGGCCCAGGATCCGCGCCAGTGGAACGAGGCCGGCCCGGCCAGTGGCGAGAAGTACTTCTTCCCGTCCCTGGCGCGCACTGCGACCGGCAATTTTATCCCTGCGAAGACGCTGATGATGGACGACTATTGCCGGGAGTGTCACGCCGATACGCACGAGAAATGGTCGAATAGCGTGCACCGCTTCGCGTCATTCAACAACCCGGCCTACCTGTTCTCGGTACGCAACACACGTGAGTTTTCGCTCGAACGCGACGGCACCGTCCAGGCATCGCGCTTCTGCGCGGGGTGTCATGACCTGGTGCCGTTCTTCAGCGGCGCCTTCGACGATCCCGATTTCGATGACGTGAATCACCCGACCTCGCAGGCCGGCATTACCTGCACCGGTTGCCATGCCATCACCCACATGAACAGCAACCGAGGCAATTCGGATTATACGATCGAGGAGCCGCTGCACTACCCCTTCGCGTTCAGTGACAATCCCTTCCTGCAATGGGTCAATCGCTCGTTGGTCAAGGCCAAGCCGGATTTTCACAAGAAGACCTTCCTGAAACCCCTGCACAGGACGCCGGAATTCTGCGCCGGGTGCCACAAGGTGCACCTGCCTCCCGAACTCAACCACTACAAGTGGCTGCGTGGCCAGGATCACTACGACCCTTATCGCCTGAGCGGGGTATCCGGTCACGGCATCAAGAGCTTCTACTATCCCCCGAAGGCCGAGCACAACTGCGCGGGCTGCCACATGCCGCTCGAGGCTTCGGATGATTTCGGCGCCAGGCCCTTCGACGGCAAGGGGGTGCTCAAGGTGCACGATCACCAGTTCCCTTCCGCCAACACCGCGATCCCGCACCTGCTGGACCTGCCGGACTGGGTCATCGACGCGCACCGCAGATTCCTCGAGGACACCGTACGGGTAGACATCATGGCCCTGCGCGAAGGCGGTACCATCGACGGCAATCCGATCGGGCCGATCCGCCCGCAGATCCCGGCGCTTCGACCCGGCGCCACCTACCTGGTCGAGGTCGTGCTTCGCACCATGAAGCTGGGACATGTCTTCACGCAGGGGACCGCCGATTCCAATGAGGTGTGGCTGGATGTCGCTGCGACCAGCGGCGGCAGGGTCATCGGGCGCAGCGGCGGCCTGGAGGGGGAGACCGGGGAGACGGATCCCTGGTCGCACTTCGTCAACGCCTACGTGATCGACCGCGAGGGGAATCGCATCGATCGCCGCAACCCGGAGAACATCTTTACGGCGCTCTACAGTCACCAGATCCCCCCGGGGGCCGCGGACACCGTGCACTTCGTGCTGCGCGTCCCCGAGGCCGCCGGCCCGAACATCAGGCTGGAGGCGCGCCTGCAGTACCGCAAGTTCGATACCGCATACACGCGCCAGTTCCTGGGCGAGGGTTTCACCCACAACGACCTGCCGATCGTCACCATCGGCAGCGACACCGTGGTGCTGCCGGTCGCCGGTCGCGGCACGGCAGATCCCACGCAGTCGCGCGACATCCCCCCATGGCAGCGCTGGAACGACTACGGCATCGGCCTGTTACGCAAGGGCGGCCCCGGTCAGCTGCGCCAGGCCGAGGAAGCCTTCCGCCGTGTCGAAGCGCTCGGCCGGGCGGACGGACCGTTGAATCTCGCCCGCGTCTACATCCGCGAGGGCCGTCTGGACGAGGCCGTGGACGCGCTGCGCCGGGCCGCCGATCATGAACCGCCGGCCTACCCCTGGTCGGTAGCCTATTTCACCGCGGTGGTGAACCGCCAGAACGGTTACCTGGACAAGGCGCTGCAAGGCTACGCCGATATCGTCAACACGCGGTATCGGGAGGCTCACGAGCGGGAGTTCGACTTCAGCCAGGATTACACCCTGCTGAACGAGTACGCCCAGACCCTGTTCGACCGCTCCAAACTCGAGCGCGGCAACGTCGATCGGCGCACCGCATACCTTCGCGAGGCCGAACGCTGGTTCCAGCTGGTCCTGGAGCTGGATCCCGAGAATGCCGAGGCGTACTACGGGCTGTCGCAGGTGTACACACACCTCGGCGATCCCGACAAGGCACAGACGCACCGTGCCCGCTACGTCAAGTACAAGGCCGACGACAATGCCCGCGACCGGGCGATCGGACTGGCGCGCCAGAAGAGCGCGCCGGCAAATCACGCCGCCGATGCGATCGTCCTTTACGATCTGCAGCGCCCGGGCGCCTACGGACTGGGCGAGCCGCCCACGGAAACGGTGGCTTCGCGATGAACGAGGTACGCAGCTCGGCAGTGCGAAACGAAAGGATGGAACACAACGCAGCCCACGAGGAGGTTCCCCAGGACGATACCGTCATCGCTCGGGCCTTGAAGTGGTCGCTGATCGCGTTGGGCGCCGCCGCCGTACTGGGCGTCGGGACATGGCTGATCCTGCGGCGGGAGGCGCCCGAGCCGGTGGTCCAGGATGCGGCCAGGGTCGTCGCGCAGCCCATCGCCGAAGCGATCGAGGTTGCCCCACCCCCGGTGCGCTTTGCCGACGTGACCCGTGCCGCAGGCGTGGACTTCGTGCATGTGAATGGCGCCTACGGCGAACGTCTCCTCCCGGAGACCATGGGCGGCGGTGTGGCGTTTCTGGACTACGACAACGACGGCCTGCAGGACCTGCTGTTCGTCAATTCCAGCACCTGGCCGTGGCGCACGCAGGAGACGAGGCCTTCACCCCCGGCACTCTACCGCAGTCTCGGCAACGGCAGGTTCGAAAACGTCACCGAGCACACCGGGCTCGGGACGATCGACATGTACGGAATGGGCGCCGCCGTGGCCGACATCAACGGCGACGGTTATTCGGATATCTTCCTGAGCGGCGTCGGTCCGAACCGGCTGCTGCTCAATGAGAAGGGGGAGCGTTTTACCGATGCAACGTCGCAGGCCGGCGTGGCCGGCGATGACGACGCATGGAGCTCGAGCGCGGCGTTCTTCGACTACGACCGGGACGGCGACCTGGATCTGTTCGTGTGCAACTATGTAAAGTGGTCACGCGAGATCGATCTTGGCGTCGACTACCGGCTGACGGGAATCGGACGCGCATACGGCCCGCCGACCAACTACGCAGGGAGTTACTCCTACCTCTACCGCAACAATGGCGACGGCACGTTTACCGATGTCAGCGAGGCGGCGGGCATCCAGATCGACAATCCCGCCACCGGACTACCGGCCGGTAAGGGACTCGCGGTGCATCCGGTCGATATCGACGCCGACGGCTGGCTCGACCTGATGGTCTCCAACGACACGGTGCAGAACTTTCTGTTCCTGAACCAGGGAGACGGCACCTTCGAGGAGAGCGGCATGGCATCGGGCCTGGCCTTCGACAACAGCGGCAAGGCGACCGGCGCCATGGGACTCGATGCCGCCGCCTACAACAATGACAGCGAGCTGGCCATCGCGGTGGGGAATTTCTCCAACGAGATGAGCTCGTTCTACGTCTCCCGCGACGGCAGTGCGTTGTTCACCGACGAGGCCATCGTCTCCGGCGTCGGCGCCGAGAGTCGGCGTGCTCTGAGCTTCGGCGTGTTCTTCTTCGATTACGACCTGGACGGCCGGGCGGACCTGCTCCAGACCAATGGCCACGTCGAGGACGAGATCAACGTGGTGCAGCCGAGTCAACACTACGAGCAGCCTACCCAACTTTTCTGGAACTGCGGGCCGCAGTGCGCGCGCAACTACGTGCACGTGGCGCCGGAAGACACCGGCGATCTGGGGCTACCCGTCGTCGGACGGGGCGCCAGTTACGGGGACATCGACCAGGACGGCGACCTCGACGTGGTGATCACGCAGGTCAATCGCGCGCCGCTGGTATTGCGCAACGACCAGTCGCTAGGTCATCACTGGCTGCGCGTGAAGGTCAAGGGCACGGGTCTCAACCAGGACGCCCTGGGCGCACGCGTCGACATCACCGCCGGCGGGGTCTCGCAGACGCGCACGGTCATGCCCTCGCGCAGCTACCTGGCACAGGTGGAACTGCCGGTTACCTTCGGCCTGGCCGATGCGGCGCGCGTGGATCACCTAAAGGTGACCTGGCCCGACGGGACGACCCGGCAACTCAGCGACGTGGCAGCGGACCAGGTACTCGAGGTGAGTTATCCGGCCGAGGACCTCGATGCCTCGAAAGCATGACCCGGTCTTCCAGCAACGGTAAAGGGGTCAGAACCCTTTAAGGGCGCCTAACTCGATTTGGCTATCGTCCGGAGCCGGCTTCGTCACGGGTTTCTTTGGCCGGCCGCGAGCGCTGTAGCCGACTTTGACGCCAAGTGCCCGTTCGATCTGTGCGCGGAAGCGTTCGTTGCCGAGCGGTGTTCCAGTCTGTAGATGAGGAGCGCACCTCGCGGAGCATTGCGGAATCCGGGTGGGACAAGCATAGGCGGCGATAGGCGTTCTGGCGATCGGCCGGCTGTTTACCAAGGCCCATGTAGAGTCCATGGGGAGAGAGCGACGGATTGGGCTCGCCAAGGGCGTTGGCGCGGTAACTGGATCAGCGATAATCTTCGGGGGTATCGACCATCGCGGCGCGTACGGGATTGAGTTCGATATAGCGGTAGCAGGCGAGCAAATAGCCCTCTTCTTGGATGGCGTTCGCCTTGTAACGGCCTTCCCACAGGGTTCCGGTGAGTTGGTAGCTGTGGTTGATGTTAGGGTACGAACCGTCTGCCGAGTGCCTGTAGCGTGGCACCGATCGCTTCCGCTTTGCGCGGCGTCATCAGCAGATGGATGTGATTCGTCATCAACACGTACGCGTGGATCGAGCAACCGTGATCGCTTGCGGCCTGGCCTAACCACTCGAGGTAGACTCGGTAGTCGTTGTCGTCAAACAACACCGCCTGTCGATTGTTGCCCCGTTGCACGACATGGACGGGAACGCCCGGAAGGAAGAAGCGTCGTTTGCGGGGCATGCACAGACTCCTGGCTACGGTCGGAAGCGTAGGAGTATATCCTAAAAAGGGTTCTGACCCCTTTACTGCTTTACTGCTAACAACATAAGGAGCACATATGTCTATGACAGAAGAACTCAAGGCGATCAAGCCAGAGTACTTTGAAACAGTCGCCAGAAAAGTAGCGAGCGAGAACGATTATTCCGATTATGATCTAACTATAAAGTTTGCTGCGCACCGACGGAAATATGCGATATATGATCTGATCTGTAAGAAAATTGAGAACGACGGAAAACCATTATCAGAAGAAGCACTAATCCATGCAATAGGGTTTGAGCATATGCTGAGAACTTTAATTGTCATAGGCGAAAAAGCTTGCGATAGAAAAGGCACCAAAACATGATTGTGCTAATCGGATAGCCGGGGGTTCTCTGAGGTGGACCCCAATCGTTGGACAGTTGTAGACCGGAAACACAGGATAAATGGGGTCAGCACCCTTATTTCTCTCACGCGGACCGCTGTAGTCGGAAAAGGTTACTGACCCCATTTATCTGAAAACCAGGAATAAGCAGTGATCGATGATTATAAGAAAACAATGAAATTAATAAAGTATATCGAAAAAAATTTGCCGATTTTTGCTTATCCAGCAAAGAATCTCGTTCATTCGTTAAGGGAAAATAATAATCAGAAAATTAAGGCAAAAGAAAAATTAAGAATTGATCGGGTATTATATTTGGGAGATGAAGGTGGTATTGGGTGCTATATCATGATAAAAAACGAGAAAAAAGCACTTATTGTATCTTTAACTCATTTACGCATTGAAAAGAGACATCCCTTATTCAAAGAAATACGAGCTTATCAACTTGAAAGGATACGAAAATTAGGAAATTCAACCTATTTGCCACCAAGGAGAATAGGATCATGAGCAAGAAAGAATCAGAGATAGCGTCTACTGCCAACACATTCAAGCCATACTGCATGTTCTGCGGATCAACTGTTGGTCAGATAAGTGATCGCACGGAAGAGCGTATAACGGCGATATATGATTGTCCAAAATGCAGGATGAATTACTGTGATCAGTGTAGTTACGGAAAAGATATTGAGGGGAAATCAGTGCAATTTTGCTTGCGTTGTGATAGCCCTATTGAGAAGGTGGCGTGACGGGATAGAGTCAGTCCATCAAAGAACGCAATGGCAGCGGGGATGAGTTCGATCTTAAGCAGTATGTTTATATGTTTACATCACTAAAGAAGGACGGGAGTATCTTAAGCTTCGGGACGACTTGCTGAGGACTTTAGAGCCTCGGAATCTGGTGAGAGCTGTACTGACCAGGTTTATCTTTACTCTTTCGGAACAAAACCGCAAACTCGCGCAAAACTGGGATTGATCTTGAGCAGGAGGTGAACCTGCTCTGGCTCGGCGGGAAATCCCATCAAGGGCGCACCGATGAAACTCTTGAGCAAACCGAAAAAACATTTCGGCTTACGACCGATCAGGCGCAGTGGAACCACCCCTGGAGCGAGCTACAGCGGATCCACCTCGAGGGCTTTGAATTCCACGACGTTACCTTGATAGAGAATCTGTGGAGACGGTTCTTGTGGCGCCTGCATCGTTGCACGATCGAACAATAGGCGTTGCCTGGCTTGTTCTTTGTCTCCAATGGGGTTTCGTTGTCGCCTACCGACGCTTGTCTCTGAGATTAAATTCGTAGAGCGCGTCGTCATAGGCCGCCGCAGGGTAACGATAATCCTCCCAAGGAAAATTGTGCAAGATCGCAAACCATTCCCCATCAATGGTATTGAGCAGGTATTGATTGTCTGCATGAACCTCATGAATGAGCGCGATTTGGTGGTCTTGTGCGACGTGGGGTGTTAGCATTCGGGCATTCCCTTGTTTTGCGCTAATTTATGCAAAGGCTCTTTAGATTGAACTTGCCTAACCCGCCCATACAGCTGACTCGCTATCGCTCGCGGCTGATGGGCAACGTCAGCGAATGGTCGCCCGACGTGAGTGAATTGATTTCAACCATCATCTATCAATTTAACAGAGGGGAAAGACCGTGAAAGCCAATGCGCTTTTTCTGCTAGTGACAGCGGCCACAATACCACTTAGCCTAACTGCCAAAGACACTCATTTCAGTGCACATAGTCCAGTGTCCGATCACGTAATCGCCGAGCAAAGACACGATCTTGCGGTGAGCACTGAGGGCAAAGGGTTTGGCCCCCAGGCACCACGCGATATTGATTCAGCGACGGGAAATAACAACGTAGCATTCAACGTGGCGCCGGGATACGGTGAGATGAATCTGTGTAATATTCATTTTCATAAGAACGCGGAGCATGCCGGAGGCGAGTTTACAAAATATGCTGGTAATGGTGATGGGCACGGGTACCTGAGTGGTTATCAGTATTCGGGTCATCTAACAAAGTCAGAGTTGGTACCTATAGACGATAAAATTTGCCCAAGCGAGCACGGCAGTCTATATCCGGGAGACACCATTGAAGTCCACTATGTTTATTCCACCGCGCGGGTTAAACCGGGTCCTACTCTGGGCTCCTGTCTCAGTGACGCGATTAAAAATCCACAATTGCGTGTAGAAGCGCAGGTGTATGTCTTGGTAAATGACGGTAATGCCTTAGATTTTGGTGACTTAACCAAGCATGGACAGAAACATGGTTTATACCAGGCATTGAATCTTCCTGATAATACGGGCACTCCGGTTCAATACGCGGGTTCAACCACTGGTCCCACTTACAACGAGGTAGGCTCTCCTTTTCAGGTAAGTTGGAGTGTCCGACCCAAAGTCGCCAAGGTCAATATTGCAACCGTTGGCGAGTGGTGCAAAGGAAATGTCTTCGACGAAGATCATGCGCATGGAGTAAGAAATCTAGTTAAAAATCCTGATCTTCTTTCCACAATCGAGCGATAATGTTCACTGTGACCTAAATTATCGCTAACGACTGAGGTTAGATCGTGAGATTGAAGCGAACCATGATCTGAACCCATCTCTGCAGCGGACACTAGTCCCGTCACCCATGGCGTTACCGCGCCAATTGCGCCGCCTCAAGTGCTGCTGACCCCAAGCGTGCACAGCAAATGCACGCCGACATCAATCAGGCCCGAGTGGGTCGCCCTATCCATCGAGGCTAGTCACCATCAGCGGCCAGACAGAGCTGAATGCTATCCGAGTTTGAACACAGGTGCGTACACAAGCGCCGAGAGCGCAAGGCTAACCATCAGGGAATTAACCATAATGTCATCAATGGCTTGAGAGCCGAGCCCCGCTTCTGCTTCGGCAAGTAGACGACGTCGATCTGTGGTTATCCGCTCGCCTGGAGCGGCATCGCGGACTCAAGTAGAATCCCGCAAGCTGTTTTGGCTTGGTTTGCGAGCCGTGTGAAGGGGGATTGCTGTGTATCCAGAGGCAGGTCGAGATCGACTCGGGATGGCGAACCGCGTTGACGGTACACACGTTCCACCTCGCCGTTCGAACACCTCGGCCTCGATGCAGGTAGCCTGAGCCAGTGGATTTCCCAGAGACATTCGATGTCATCGTGGTCGGTGGCGGTCACGCGGGCACCGAGGCAGCGCTGGCATCGGCGCGGTCTGGCGCCAGCACGCTGCTGCTGACGCACAACATCGAGACCATCGGTCAGATGAGCTGCAATCCCGCGATCGGGGGGATTGGCAAGAGCCATCTGGTCAAGGAGATCGACGCCATGGGCGGGGTCATGGCCCGGGCGGCGGATCGCGCCGGTATCCACTTTCGGATCCTGAACCGCCGCAAGGGCCCCGCGGTCCGGGCCACGCGGGCTCAGGCGGACCGACAGCTCTACCGTGCGGCCATTCGCGAGGCGATCGAATCACAGCCCGGTCTCTCCCTGTTTCAGGGGGCGGTCGACGACATCCTCCTCGCGCGGGACCGGGTGTGCGGTGTGGTCACCCAGCTCGGTATGAGGATTCGATCCCGGGCCGTCGTGCTGACCGTGGGCACCTTTCTCGACGGCAGGATTCACGTCGGGGAGGCGGGTCACCCCGGCGGGCGGGCGGGCGACCCGCCGGCCCGCCGGCTGGCCGGCCGGTTGCGGGAACTCTCCCCGCTTGCGGGTCGCCTGAAGACCGGGACACCACCGCGCATCGACGGTCGGACGGTAGATTTCGAAGCCCTGACCCCGCAGCCGGGCGACGAACCGCGGCCGGTGTTCTCCTATCTCGGCGATCCGGCGCAGCATCCCGAACAGGTCCATTGCCATATCACCCGCACCAACCCGCGCACCCACGAGATCATCGCCGCCGCGCTGGATCGTTCGCCGATCTACAGCGGGGCGATCGAGGGCATAGGGCCCCGCTATTGTCCCTCCATCGAGGACAAGATCGTGCGCTTCGCGGACCGCGATTCGCACCAGATCTTCATCGAGCCGGAGGGCCTGGTATCTCGCGAGATCTATCCCAACGGCATCTCGACCAGTCTGCCGTTCGACGTCCAGTTCGCGCTGGTCCGCAGCATCAGGGGATTCGAACGGGCCGCCATCACACGCCCCGGCTACGCCATCGAGTACGACTACTTCGATCCGCGTGGCCTGCGGGCGGACCTCGAGACTCGGGAGATCGAAGGGCTGTACTTCGCGGGCCAGATCAACGGGACGACCGGTTACGAGGAGGCCGCCGCCCAGGGGCTGGTTGCCGGTATCAACGCCGCCCGCCTCGTTGCCGGAAAGGACCCGTGGATCCCGAGGCGCGACGAGGCGTACATGGGGGTGATGATCGACGATCTGGTGACCCGCGGTACATTGGAGCCCTATCGGAT
This genomic stretch from Gammaproteobacteria bacterium harbors:
- a CDS encoding efflux RND transporter permease subunit encodes the protein MNLALASVRRPVLTTMATLIVVVLGAVALSRLQIDLLPSIELPTLTVRTEYEGADPIVMERMVSQIVEEIVATVPGVVEMTSQSYEGNSSVRVSFAWGSSIDSVAADVRATLEDEISELPDEIVGPRVSKFDVDTFPVVLLGISSPLDPVELTQFVEDQVRYRFARIPGVAQVDPWGGFTREVRVALDPGRVSALALSFNEILTSIRDANLDLPAGKIERGRYEVTLRAPAEFADLDEIRNTVISERDGSLVTLGQIAKVEDTYEKLTRMIRVNGERGLRVAIRKQAGANTVEVARQVLAEVDRLNRAFPQVRIVPVINQGNFIERSITNVTRSVLYGGALAVLVLLFFLRNLRSTIVISLAIPISVVATFALLYFGGFTLNLMTLGGLALGVGMMVDSSVVVLENIYRRHQELGESPEEAAVSGTKEVASAVIAGTVTTLTIFLPLAFVRGVPGVLFKELAYVIMFSLFCSLLVALSLVPMLASRLLAGRVVRTGGTWAARVSARAGAGFAAMERGYGNLLQAALRHRLLTIAASASLFAASLLLLPYIGTEFLPPSDEGEVRVTGEMEVGTRLDLIDRQTRVMEDNVYDAVPEAVSSVVSVVTSGTRGSPKAQGEIRLSLTPAAERQRSNEDIARDLRSRLEGQIPGMTIRTRAPRGQFLLERLLAGEEGITIEVRGFDLDTLGALARRVAEAIADVPGVTDVDISRQAGVPQQRIQVLRDKIADLGLDVRDVTEVIETAVAGAKAGEFRAEGNSYRILVQLEDAEKRSIDEILDLTLYTPSGEQVALRNLVTTDSGRGPVVIERKDQQRVVSVTANVAGRDLGTVAAEIRTRLEAIPRPVGYDLSIAGNYEEQQKAFRELALSLLLALVLVYMVLASQYESLRDPLVVMLSVPVAAVGVLLILFFTDTTLNLQSAIGCIMLCGIAVNNAILLVDQAGRLRRNGMATRAALSEAGRRRLRPILMTTLTTILALLPLAFGLGEGADAQAPLARAVLGGLAASTVITLVLIPAVYSLLHREVP
- a CDS encoding efflux RND transporter periplasmic adaptor subunit encodes the protein MAHPRARILIVTAALLGVGGLLAWGIHQRLQDGGKTAVLGAGNQVVPVEVVAIEHGPIDWLRTFTGTLEARAEFVVAPKVGGRLERLNADLADEVTRGQVVAVLDDAEYVQAVARARADLEVARASRAEARSLLEIAERALKRIEQLRERGVISESQRDAAKAEELAKLAAMEVTKAQVTRAEAELEAARIRLGYTQVAAGWRGGSDRRVVAERYVDEGETVAANAPLLRIVELDPITGVFFVTEREYGRLRHGQDVTISTDAFPGERFQGVVQRIAPVFRESTRQARVELRASNLELRLKPGMFVHATVLLGREEAAVIVPEQALTTRDGRKGVFVVDPQGTSVTWREVRPGIRQGDRVQIQGEGLEGKVVVLGQQMLEDGASIRISGERTVTAP